One window of the Gordonia westfalica genome contains the following:
- a CDS encoding helix-turn-helix transcriptional regulator: MTPQPSSRPELDLAAAAILDAPDRTELAAALCDGVAKCVPATMVILLDAGSREVARSGPDGDDGTADANHAAAEGKSVAVRDRSLSTDVATTFTVQPDITLVVYRELDEDGAEVCRLLIDLTTAALDRMQSEDLVAEQQLRYRRLGDRLLNLGFDSAAEASETVAASDLAVAAALLTQREREVLEQVVAGASNAAIAEKYTLSVETVKTHVKHILRKLGATNRAELIGRSM, translated from the coding sequence ATGACCCCTCAACCCTCGAGCAGACCGGAACTCGACCTGGCCGCGGCGGCCATCCTCGATGCACCGGACCGAACGGAGCTGGCCGCCGCCCTCTGTGACGGTGTGGCGAAGTGCGTCCCCGCGACGATGGTCATCCTGCTCGATGCCGGGAGCAGGGAGGTCGCGAGATCCGGACCCGACGGCGACGACGGGACTGCCGATGCGAATCACGCTGCTGCCGAGGGCAAGTCCGTCGCCGTCCGGGATCGTTCGCTGTCCACGGACGTGGCCACGACGTTCACCGTGCAACCGGACATCACTCTCGTCGTCTACCGGGAGCTCGATGAGGACGGAGCCGAGGTCTGTCGGCTCCTGATCGATCTCACCACCGCAGCGCTCGATCGGATGCAGAGTGAGGATCTCGTGGCCGAGCAGCAGTTGCGGTACCGCAGACTCGGCGACCGGCTTCTCAACCTCGGATTCGACTCGGCCGCTGAGGCTTCCGAGACCGTCGCGGCGTCCGATCTGGCTGTTGCGGCAGCCCTGCTCACTCAGCGGGAGCGTGAGGTTCTCGAACAGGTTGTGGCCGGAGCGTCCAACGCGGCCATCGCCGAGAAGTACACCCTGTCGGTCGAGACGGTCAAGACACACGTCAAGCACATCCTGCGCAAATTGGGGGCGACGAACCGGGCCGAGCTGATCGGACGCTCGATGTGA
- a CDS encoding 2Fe-2S iron-sulfur cluster-binding protein codes for MARVVYHLPDGTEQAVDVPTGQSVMDGSVRNNLPGIVAECGGSCSCATCHVFLEGAGAGQFDPPSDEEAELVEFLEGARPTSRLSCQLIVSDQDEVHVEVADSSF; via the coding sequence ATGGCGCGAGTCGTGTATCACCTGCCCGACGGCACCGAACAGGCCGTCGACGTTCCGACCGGCCAGAGCGTGATGGACGGATCCGTGCGCAACAACCTGCCCGGGATCGTCGCAGAGTGTGGCGGAAGCTGTTCGTGCGCAACGTGTCATGTCTTCCTCGAGGGAGCGGGGGCCGGGCAGTTCGACCCGCCGTCCGACGAGGAGGCCGAGCTCGTCGAGTTCTTGGAGGGTGCCCGTCCGACCTCGCGGCTGTCCTGCCAACTCATCGTCTCCGACCAGGACGAGGTGCACGTCGAGGTCGCCGACTCGTCGTTCTGA